One Sphingomonas sp. FARSPH DNA segment encodes these proteins:
- the rseP gene encoding RIP metalloprotease RseP — protein sequence MIQSPGILLAIVAFLCAIGPLVFIHEMGHYLAGRLFGVKAEAFSIGFGREVAGFTDRRGTRWKFGWLPLGGYVRFAGDMNPASQPDAAWLSLPAAERMRTFQAKPLWQRAVIVGAGPAVNLILAVLILAGFAHIYGVDRTPPVVGSVVAGGPAAKAGLVAGDRIVAIDGRGIDAFSDLARFALIRPAQTVTVTIARGGVETQRPLTIGTVHQRDRFGNEYRIGRIGIASDAPVLAPVSLVEAPVAGVRMTVDIIGGTLETLGQIISGRRSIDELGGPIRIAKISGEQMALGFPAFVWLVAMLSINLGFINLLPVPMLDGGHLFFYAIEAVRRRPLEPRVQEWAFRGGLAMVLALMLVVTFNDLIAVGLWQRLAGLIG from the coding sequence TTGATCCAGTCTCCCGGCATCCTGTTGGCGATCGTCGCCTTTCTCTGTGCGATCGGGCCGCTCGTGTTCATCCACGAAATGGGCCATTACCTTGCCGGCCGGCTGTTCGGGGTGAAGGCGGAAGCCTTCTCGATCGGTTTCGGGCGCGAGGTCGCCGGCTTTACCGACCGGCGCGGCACGCGCTGGAAGTTCGGCTGGCTGCCGCTCGGCGGCTACGTACGTTTTGCCGGCGATATGAACCCCGCCAGCCAGCCCGATGCGGCCTGGCTGTCGCTGCCCGCCGCGGAGCGGATGCGCACCTTCCAGGCGAAACCCCTGTGGCAGCGCGCGGTCATCGTCGGCGCGGGGCCGGCGGTGAACCTGATCCTCGCGGTGCTGATCCTCGCCGGTTTTGCACATATCTACGGCGTCGACCGCACGCCGCCCGTCGTCGGCAGCGTCGTTGCCGGAGGGCCCGCAGCGAAGGCGGGGCTGGTCGCCGGCGACCGCATCGTCGCGATCGACGGGCGCGGGATCGACGCATTTTCCGACCTCGCGCGCTTCGCGCTGATCCGTCCGGCGCAGACCGTGACGGTGACGATAGCTCGCGGCGGCGTCGAGACGCAGCGGCCGCTGACGATCGGCACGGTCCACCAGCGCGACCGGTTCGGCAACGAATACCGCATCGGCCGAATCGGCATCGCCAGCGACGCGCCGGTGCTCGCCCCCGTCAGCCTGGTCGAGGCGCCGGTTGCAGGCGTGCGCATGACGGTGGACATCATCGGCGGCACGCTGGAGACGCTGGGCCAGATCATCAGCGGCCGCCGGTCGATCGACGAACTGGGCGGCCCGATCCGCATCGCGAAAATCTCCGGCGAGCAGATGGCCCTCGGTTTCCCCGCCTTCGTCTGGCTGGTCGCGATGCTGTCGATCAATCTGGGGTTCATCAACCTGCTGCCAGTGCCGATGCTCGATGGCGGCCATCTGTTCTTCTATGCGATCGAAGCAGTGCGCCGCCGTCCGCTCGAACCCCGCGTCCAGGAATGGGCGTTTCGCGGCGGGTTGGCGATGGTGCTTGCGCTGATGCTCGTCGTGACATTCAATGATTTGATCGCCGTTGGCCTTTGGCAACGGCTGGCCGGGTTGATCGGCTGA
- the bamA gene encoding outer membrane protein assembly factor BamA, with product MKSSKFAQTGALLLAGTVLSGVPALAQTAPGKAPAAAKASAPASTTAQDATPATATAQPQRIIKTLRVEGSQRIEPETVLSYTKLRVGIPYTAETLDQALKDLQASDLFVDYTISGVETGDIVVKVRENPIINRVILEGNKALKSDKITKEIKLAPRQIFTRTAVRQDVARIIELYRRQGRFAAVVNPQMVNLDQNRVDVVFDITEGPKSKVRQINIIGNEVFSDDKLRGEMATKQSRWFRLLSSNTSYDQDRLNYDQQKLRQFYLTQGYADFRVTSAVAELTPDKRDFIITYVVEEGKRYKFGDVTVDSEIRDFDNKKLAASLPVKKGEWYNAKLVEDSLDQLSEAAGLFGYAFTQVDPEYNRDPETLTMGLNFHIGQAQRTYVERIEINGNTQTQDKVVRREIRLAEGDAFNSFQVKRSQDRINSLGFFQDKMEIKQNPGSSPDRVVLETNLEEKSTGELQLSLGYSSLERFIVQANITQRNFRGKGQELRAGVNYSVYSKSIELGFTEPYLFDKNVAVAVDVFRRDYNSFNYIGTQRQTTYSQVSTGFQVRAGVPLTEYWQLAGRYGLSYDQVGLDQATYFTNGVCDPLKAGRYLCEAIGNRWTSSIGYSLIYDSLNSRLRPTAGQRFTFSQDFAGLGGDVKYIRTRAEGSKFWGLGKGFVFSTLAEGGYIKSLEGSRGPGIDPVRITDRWYLGEPQFRGFDIRGVGPRVTRQAYTTDANGKQVLVTDRNQLVDDALGGTAYYLARAELELPLGAGARELGLRPSIYVQAGSLWGLTRPLPTASFPTITDANGNVTVLPIQRLLTDASGNQIYVVPSTATANAGLATTCSIGYAATVGAPCVGSSTNSLAYQSPIAPFKETYYGSTALPRVSVGIGVNWNSPFGPLRIDLAKAIVKQPGDDPKLITFNVGTQF from the coding sequence ATGAAGAGTTCCAAGTTCGCGCAGACGGGTGCGCTGCTGCTGGCCGGCACCGTCCTGTCGGGCGTGCCCGCGCTGGCCCAGACCGCCCCGGGCAAGGCACCCGCCGCGGCCAAGGCTTCCGCCCCGGCAAGCACGACCGCGCAGGACGCGACGCCGGCGACCGCGACCGCCCAGCCGCAGCGGATCATCAAGACGCTGCGCGTCGAGGGATCGCAGCGGATCGAGCCCGAGACGGTGCTGTCCTACACCAAGCTGCGCGTCGGCATCCCCTACACCGCCGAAACGCTCGACCAGGCGCTGAAGGACCTGCAGGCGTCGGACCTGTTCGTCGATTACACGATATCCGGCGTCGAGACCGGCGACATCGTCGTCAAGGTCCGCGAGAATCCGATCATCAACCGCGTGATCCTCGAAGGGAACAAGGCGCTCAAGAGCGACAAGATCACCAAGGAGATCAAGCTCGCGCCGCGCCAGATCTTCACCCGCACCGCGGTGCGCCAGGATGTGGCGCGCATCATCGAACTGTATCGCCGCCAGGGCCGCTTCGCCGCGGTCGTCAATCCGCAGATGGTCAACCTCGACCAGAACCGGGTCGACGTGGTGTTCGACATCACCGAAGGGCCGAAATCCAAGGTCCGCCAGATCAACATCATCGGCAACGAGGTGTTCAGCGACGACAAGTTGCGCGGCGAGATGGCGACCAAACAGTCGCGCTGGTTCCGCCTGCTGTCGTCGAACACCAGCTACGATCAGGATCGCCTGAACTACGATCAGCAGAAGCTGCGCCAATTCTACCTGACGCAGGGCTATGCCGATTTCCGCGTGACGAGCGCGGTGGCGGAGCTGACGCCCGACAAGCGCGACTTCATCATCACCTACGTCGTCGAAGAGGGGAAGCGATACAAGTTCGGCGACGTAACGGTCGACAGCGAGATCCGCGACTTCGACAACAAGAAACTGGCCGCGTCGCTGCCGGTCAAGAAGGGCGAATGGTACAACGCCAAGCTGGTCGAGGATTCGCTCGACCAACTGAGCGAGGCTGCGGGCCTGTTCGGCTATGCGTTTACGCAGGTCGATCCCGAGTATAACCGCGACCCCGAAACGCTGACGATGGGTCTCAATTTCCACATCGGGCAGGCGCAGCGCACCTACGTCGAGCGGATCGAGATCAACGGCAACACGCAGACGCAGGACAAGGTCGTGCGCCGCGAAATCCGTCTGGCCGAAGGCGACGCGTTCAACAGCTTCCAGGTCAAGCGCTCGCAGGATCGCATCAACTCGCTGGGTTTCTTCCAGGACAAGATGGAGATCAAGCAGAACCCCGGTTCGTCGCCCGATCGTGTCGTCCTCGAAACCAACCTCGAGGAAAAGTCGACCGGCGAACTGCAGCTCTCGCTCGGCTATTCCAGCCTCGAACGGTTCATCGTTCAGGCGAACATCACGCAGCGCAATTTCCGCGGCAAGGGCCAGGAATTGCGCGCGGGCGTCAACTATTCCGTCTATTCGAAGTCGATTGAACTGGGCTTTACCGAACCGTATCTGTTCGACAAGAACGTCGCGGTCGCGGTCGACGTGTTCCGCCGCGACTATAATTCGTTCAATTATATCGGCACGCAGCGCCAGACGACCTATTCGCAGGTATCGACGGGTTTCCAGGTGCGCGCCGGCGTGCCGCTGACCGAATATTGGCAGCTGGCCGGGCGTTATGGCCTGTCTTACGATCAGGTCGGGCTCGACCAGGCGACCTATTTCACCAACGGCGTCTGCGATCCGTTGAAGGCCGGCCGCTACCTTTGCGAGGCGATCGGCAACCGCTGGACCTCGTCGATCGGCTATTCGCTGATCTATGACAGCCTCAACAGCCGCCTGCGTCCGACCGCGGGCCAGCGCTTCACCTTCAGCCAGGATTTCGCCGGCCTCGGCGGCGACGTGAAATATATCCGCACGCGCGCGGAAGGGTCGAAGTTCTGGGGCCTGGGCAAGGGCTTCGTCTTCTCGACGCTGGCAGAGGGCGGCTACATCAAGTCGCTCGAGGGCAGCCGCGGGCCGGGCATCGATCCGGTGCGCATCACCGATCGTTGGTATCTGGGCGAGCCGCAGTTCCGCGGCTTCGACATCCGCGGCGTCGGCCCGCGCGTGACGCGCCAGGCCTATACCACCGACGCCAACGGCAAGCAGGTGCTGGTCACCGACCGCAACCAGTTGGTCGACGACGCGCTGGGCGGCACGGCCTATTACCTCGCGCGTGCAGAACTCGAGCTGCCGCTGGGCGCGGGTGCGCGCGAACTCGGTCTGCGGCCATCGATCTACGTGCAGGCGGGCAGTCTGTGGGGCCTGACGCGTCCGTTGCCGACGGCGAGCTTCCCGACGATCACCGACGCCAACGGCAACGTCACGGTGTTGCCGATCCAACGCCTGCTGACCGATGCGTCGGGCAACCAGATCTATGTCGTGCCGTCGACCGCGACGGCGAACGCCGGCTTGGCCACGACCTGTTCGATCGGATACGCCGCGACGGTGGGCGCGCCCTGCGTCGGCAGCTCGACCAACAGCCTCGCCTACCAGTCGCCGATTGCTCCGTTCAAGGAAACCTATTACGGCTCGACGGCCCTGCCGCGCGTGTCCGTCGGTATCGGCGTCAACTGGAATTCGCCGTTTGGCCCGCTGCGCATCGATCTTGCCAAGGCGATCGTCAAGCAGCCGGGTGACGACCCCAAGCTCATCACCTTCAACGTAGGGACTCAGTTCTAA
- a CDS encoding OmpH family outer membrane protein has product MTKTSLAALAGAAAALVAGGATAQTAGIATVQPDAAILSAKAFDAANQQISTTYKTQLDQAAAQQTALNTQLRTLLDTNKDGQVSQAELQAAQTPNSAIGNQVRAAQQKAEPQIESLQRPATLAQAYAIEQISQKYDAALRAVVTAKKINIVLSPNAIQYAPASTDVTRDVIAEIDRSTPTVPITPPANWQPTQETVQLLQQYRQIVQANAQRQAQAAPAAGTPAAPAPAGKAPTGR; this is encoded by the coding sequence ATGACCAAGACCTCGCTCGCGGCCCTCGCGGGTGCGGCCGCCGCGCTGGTCGCGGGCGGCGCCACGGCGCAGACGGCCGGCATCGCCACCGTCCAGCCCGACGCGGCGATCCTGAGCGCCAAGGCGTTCGACGCGGCGAACCAGCAGATTTCGACGACCTACAAGACGCAGCTCGATCAGGCGGCGGCGCAGCAGACTGCGCTGAACACGCAGCTGCGCACCTTGCTCGACACCAACAAGGACGGCCAGGTCAGCCAGGCCGAGCTGCAGGCCGCGCAGACGCCCAACAGCGCGATCGGCAATCAGGTCCGCGCCGCGCAGCAGAAGGCCGAGCCGCAGATCGAATCGCTGCAGCGTCCCGCGACGCTGGCGCAGGCCTATGCGATCGAACAGATTTCGCAGAAGTATGACGCCGCGCTGCGTGCCGTCGTCACCGCGAAGAAGATCAACATCGTGCTCAGCCCGAACGCGATCCAGTACGCGCCCGCGTCGACCGACGTGACCCGCGACGTGATCGCGGAGATCGATCGTTCGACGCCGACCGTGCCGATCACGCCGCCCGCGAATTGGCAGCCGACGCAGGAGACGGTGCAGCTGCTCCAGCAGTATCGCCAGATCGTCCAGGCGAACGCCCAGCGTCAGGCGCAGGCCGCGCCGGCCGCCGGCACCCCGGCCGCTCCGGCACCCGCCGGCAAGGCGCCGACGGGCCGCTGA
- the fabZ gene encoding 3-hydroxyacyl-ACP dehydratase FabZ, whose translation MTTYDVTKVMAALPHRYPMLLVDRVEELVPDQSIAAIKAVTINEGFFQGHFPGRPIMPGVLIVEALAQAAGVLAVESLGLAGSGKLVYFMAIDGAKFRKPVEPGVLLRLEVSFVQKRASVCKFAGAAKIGGQVVAEANFTAMIADPPAKG comes from the coding sequence ATGACCACGTACGACGTGACGAAGGTCATGGCGGCCCTGCCGCACCGTTATCCGATGCTGCTCGTCGATCGGGTCGAGGAACTCGTCCCCGACCAGTCGATCGCCGCGATCAAGGCGGTGACGATCAACGAAGGCTTCTTCCAGGGGCATTTCCCCGGTCGCCCGATCATGCCCGGCGTGCTGATCGTCGAGGCGCTGGCGCAGGCGGCGGGCGTGCTCGCGGTCGAGAGCCTGGGGCTCGCCGGGTCGGGCAAGCTCGTCTATTTCATGGCGATCGACGGGGCGAAGTTCAGGAAGCCGGTCGAACCCGGCGTGCTGTTGCGCCTCGAGGTGTCGTTCGTGCAAAAGCGCGCCAGCGTCTGCAAGTTCGCAGGCGCTGCGAAGATCGGTGGGCAAGTCGTTGCAGAAGCGAACTTTACCGCGATGATCGCCGATCCGCCCGCCAAGGGGTGA
- the rpmE gene encoding 50S ribosomal protein L31 gives MKADTHPDYHMIKVQMTDGTVFETRSTWGKEGDTMQLDIDPLAHPAWTGGRGTMLDAGGQVARFNKRFGGGLTLRKG, from the coding sequence ATGAAGGCCGATACCCACCCCGACTATCACATGATCAAGGTGCAGATGACCGACGGCACCGTGTTCGAAACCCGCTCCACCTGGGGCAAGGAAGGCGACACGATGCAGCTCGACATCGATCCGCTGGCGCATCCGGCCTGGACCGGCGGCCGCGGCACCATGCTCGACGCGGGCGGCCAGGTCGCGCGCTTCAACAAGCGTTTCGGCGGCGGTCTAACCCTGCGCAAGGGCTGA